A single region of the Larus michahellis chromosome W, bLarMic1.1, whole genome shotgun sequence genome encodes:
- the LOC141735533 gene encoding uncharacterized protein LOC141735533, whose protein sequence is MQSMTAAIIREGEEGTLPTEIRKVIWDNAIEFERKFQSWWYLVNFTYDPTESKATAFVLTIRNASVYTIYPIIALGLNHHGAILHPVEHRVWAQQNENKWQTVDVEACISQDQQGFICESNTLKAQDICLDTNQNVCHFEIHPDETPETVLVYIGKGCVCMRSPCTFVFVDDIAVDISNNSNLCVCNFTNIIGCDFSYSAPVTSFQLLQSNYTLIRDLLPTPIGMNLSLVKKLLQHDELKRLLKEAQENGQRTLITVHHDVEEIHHVLERVKRDGGHEWWDTLFGWPPTATGLFNKMLHPVVALLVLTVLCFALTIVLYVRLWIMMKSLTRLITPQEVFALDIPRHKRTCDIPHQY, encoded by the coding sequence atgcaatctatgacagccgcaatcataagggaaggtgaagaaggcaccttgcccactgaaattcgaaaagtaatatgggataatgcaattgagtttgagagaaaatttcaatcctggtggtatctggttaatttcacctacgaTCCCAccgagagcaaggccacagcttttgtcttaacaatacgcaatgcctcagtatacaccatatacccaatcatcgcactggggttgaatcaccatggagctatactccatccggtagagcatagagtgtgggcacaacaaaatgagaataagtggcaaactgttgatgttgaagcatgcatttcacaagatcaacaaggattcatttgtgagagtaatactctcaaggcacaagacatttgtcttgacaccaaccagaatgtttgtcactttgagatacatcccgatgaaaccccagaaactgtgcttgtatatattgggaaagggtgtgtttgcatgaggtctccctgtacttttgtattcgtagatgacatagcagtagatataagtaataactcaaatctttgtgtttgtaactttactaacatcattggatgtgacttcagttattcagctcctgttacgtcttttcaattgctacaatctaattacacattgattcgagatttgctgcctacccctatcggaatgaatctctcactagtgaagaagttgctacaacacgatgaattgaagcgattgttgaaagaggcccaagaaaatggacaaagaactctgattactgtccatcatgatgttgaagaaatacaccatgtactggaaagggtcaagagagacgggggacatgaatggtgggacaccctctttggatggccaccaacagctacaggactttttaacaagatgctccatcctgttgttgctttactagtactcactgtattgtgttttgctttgacaattgttttgtatgttagactgtggattatgatgaaaagcttaactcgcttaatcaccccacaagaagtatttgcacttgatatccctcgccataagaggacatgtgatattccccatcagtattga